A genomic segment from Streptomyces sp. NBC_01233 encodes:
- a CDS encoding single-stranded DNA-binding protein, with product MNDTQVTLVGCVATQIDYKETANGPAARFRFAVTARYFDRRKDAWTDGATSFYTVWARRALAVNLAGSVSVGEPLVVHGRLRVREDPPDGDGKRWVSAEIDASAIGHDLNRGTAAFRRVVRTDTPLMTTQKAAVV from the coding sequence ATGAACGACACCCAGGTGACGCTGGTGGGCTGCGTGGCCACGCAGATCGACTACAAGGAAACGGCGAACGGTCCGGCGGCGCGGTTCCGGTTCGCGGTGACGGCGAGGTACTTCGACCGCCGCAAGGACGCCTGGACGGACGGGGCCACCAGCTTCTACACGGTGTGGGCGCGGCGGGCGCTCGCCGTCAATCTCGCCGGTTCCGTATCGGTCGGCGAACCGCTGGTGGTGCACGGGCGGCTGCGCGTGCGGGAGGACCCGCCCGACGGGGACGGCAAGCGGTGGGTCTCCGCGGAGATCGACGCTTCCGCCATCGGGCACGACCTGAACCGCGGTACGGCGGCCTTCCGGCGCGTGGTGCGGACGGACACTCCGCTGATGACCACTCAGAAGGCGGCGGTGGTCTGA